The following DNA comes from Nitrospirota bacterium.
CATCTGTAGTTGCCTCAACCCTCTGCATCATCTCATCCCTCATTGATTTAAAAACAGTTTTAACATTTTTTATCGGACTGATGCCCTCATATGACATGTCCAGAGAACCCTTCAACAATCTGGAAAGATTTTCAAGATGTCTTTCTTCATCTTTTGCAATAGTCAAAAACATCTTTCTGCCGACATTGTTTTTTATCCTGCCTGCCGCCTCGCCATAAAACCTTATAGCATCAGTTTCCATTTTTATCGCTACCTCAATGGCATTCATTATCCTCCCCCCTTTTTCTTAAGAAATTTAACCACAGAGAACACAGAGAAAATATTCATTGTAAATTCATTCCCGAATTGTCGGGACAAATTTAGCATTTAAAATTTGCATTTTGAAATGCTAATTGATAATTTTGCAATAATATTTATTGAAGCCGTGCCTCTGCGGCATCCCAGTTTATATTCTTAAAAAATACCTCTATGTAATCAGCCCTCTTTAACCCGTAATCAATCATAAAGGCATGTTCAAATACATCCATTATTAATAAAGGATTACAGCCTGCCGGGTGAGATATATCATGCTCGTTTATCCAGAAGTTAATAAGTTTTTCATTTGAAGTATCCTGATAAAGCACAGTCCATCCGATGCCGCGCATTGCGCCTACTGCCTTAAATTCCTTTTCCCATGCCTCATAACTTCCATAACCCTCTGTCAATTTCCCGGCAAGCCTGCCGTGTTTGTTAATTCCGCCTTTGCCTCCAAGATTTTCAAAATAGTATTCATGAAGCCTCATCCCGTTAAATTCCCAGCCAAGACGCCTCTTTAATTCGGCGAACTCCGGCGTGCCTGTTTTACCTTCTTTAAGCATCTGCTCAAGCGCATCCATAACTTTATTTGTGTTGGTTACATAGCCCTGATACAACGTGAAATGATTTTTAAGCAACGTCTCGCTGAACCCCTCCGTCCCGATAAGTTTTGTATAATCCTTTGCCGTGTAAGGCATAACCCCTCCTTTCACTTTACTACGTTTCTTGTTTACAGCATATTATCAGACAGCATAATCCCCTCTGACCTAAATCATATGTCTATTTTACTTCCACGTCAAATACTGCCCTGTCAATGTCATTATCTTTTGTAACCCTCACCCTGAATTCATACTTGCCCGGTGTGTCATATATCACATTTCTTATGATATATTCCCCCTGTCCCATCTCTATTGTCTTTGGTTTCCCTGCTGACAATTCGCCCTTATCCTTGTTCCAAACTTCAAGCTCAACCTTTGCATCCTCAAGATCCCTTCCTTCTGCATCATGCAGATAGACCTTAACTTTGTTCTTTCCTGTTTTAGGCTGTGCAGGGTCTGGAACTATCTCAATGCTGAACAGTTCATTCTCAGACACCTTTGTCACACCTTCTTTAAAATGCGGAAGGGCTTTTGCTTTTTTCCCATGGGAAAAAACACTTCCAGAGCAGACAATAAATAAAGCGCAAATAAAGACTATCCCAAAAAAACTGTTTTTCACCATCGTTCACCTCCTGATTTCAAATTCATAGGAGAATTCCTATACCCAAAAATGCCTGAATAAAATAAAGGCTGAGTATTTGATTAAAAAATTTTATCACTAAAAGTCCTTTCTGACAACAAGATTCTTGTGTATAATATGAAAATGTTAACTTTCATGGAAAACTTTCATCCCGTGCTTCAGGCGCTCCTTGCCACATGCTTCACTTGGGGAGTTACGGCCCTCGGCGCTGCGTGTGTATTTATTGGAAAAGACATAAGCAGGCGCATGCTTGACGGTATGCTCGGCTTTGCCGGAGGCGTGATGATTGCCGCAAGCTACTGGTCTTTGCTTGCTCCGGCCATTGAAATGTCTCAGGGTAAAGACCTCCCTGCATGGTTTCCGCCGATGTTAGGGTTTTCCGCGGGCGGGCTTTTTTTATGGACGATTGATAAATTACTCCCTCACCTCCATTTGTATATGCCTCAAGGACAAACCGAAGGCATCAGGACAAGCTGGCAAAGGACCACGCTTTTAGTCCTTGCCATTACTCTTCATAACATACCTGAGGGGCTTGCAGTCGGCGTTGCCTTCGGCGCAGCTGCCGCTGGGTTTCCCTCCGCATCAATAGCCGGCGCGATAACGCTTGCCGTTGGCATCGGGCTTCAGAATTTTCCTGAAGGCCTTGCCGTTTCCGTGCCGCTGCGCCGTGAGGGGCTGTCGCGTGCAAAAAGCTTCTGGTACGGACAACTGTCCGCTGTCGTTGAACCCATTGC
Coding sequences within:
- a CDS encoding ferritin family protein — translated: MNAIEVAIKMETDAIRFYGEAAGRIKNNVGRKMFLTIAKDEERHLENLSRLLKGSLDMSYEGISPIKNVKTVFKSMRDEMMQRVEATTDELEAFKIAMQMEKEGIEFYKKALSDLQSKEGKSLFERLVKEEEEHYNMFSNTYSFLSDTGNWFMWDEHGIVDGGTLWA
- a CDS encoding superoxide dismutase — protein: MPYTAKDYTKLIGTEGFSETLLKNHFTLYQGYVTNTNKVMDALEQMLKEGKTGTPEFAELKRRLGWEFNGMRLHEYYFENLGGKGGINKHGRLAGKLTEGYGSYEAWEKEFKAVGAMRGIGWTVLYQDTSNEKLINFWINEHDISHPAGCNPLLIMDVFEHAFMIDYGLKRADYIEVFFKNINWDAAEARLQ
- a CDS encoding FixH family protein, which encodes MVKNSFFGIVFICALFIVCSGSVFSHGKKAKALPHFKEGVTKVSENELFSIEIVPDPAQPKTGKNKVKVYLHDAEGRDLEDAKVELEVWNKDKGELSAGKPKTIEMGQGEYIIRNVIYDTPGKYEFRVRVTKDNDIDRAVFDVEVK
- a CDS encoding ZIP family metal transporter; the encoded protein is MLTFMENFHPVLQALLATCFTWGVTALGAACVFIGKDISRRMLDGMLGFAGGVMIAASYWSLLAPAIEMSQGKDLPAWFPPMLGFSAGGLFLWTIDKLLPHLHLYMPQGQTEGIRTSWQRTTLLVLAITLHNIPEGLAVGVAFGAAAAGFPSASIAGAITLAVGIGLQNFPEGLAVSVPLRREGLSRAKSFWYGQLSAVVEPIAGVIGAAAVIVSQPILPYALSFAAGAMIFVVVEEVIPESQKNGNTDFATLGAMFGFVVMMVLDVGLG